The Triticum urartu cultivar G1812 chromosome 6, Tu2.1, whole genome shotgun sequence genome includes the window TGCATTGCACGTACTATTCCTAGTAAGCATAAGAGGTCAAgtgatttttttaaataaaaaacTTGCCTTGTTAATTGTTCAGTTTTTGGAGAGCATGGAAAGTAGATGTGGTCAATACAAACATGATGTACTAGTAATTGGCATTGTATCTTATGAATCCGCCATCCCTTGTGCATCCCTGTAGCCAGTCATCGTCTATCGTCCGATTGTAATCCTCAGCCGCGCGTGCATTGGCCCATATTTTACAGAAAATGCCCACCTGTAGAAAATTAGGCATGTGAATTTTCTGAAAATCCCCCTGAAGCTAGCTCTCCCAATTCCTTACTCCCGGTCGTTTCTCTCCCGATCTCAAATCAAACCCGCGACCCGTATCTACCCTatcaaagaaaaaaaaaactacgTCGTATTAAGTGAATCTGACATCTGTCGTGAATCCTTGTATCCTCTTCTTTCCAGCCACCCGATCTAAATCGAGCGTGTCTACTTTGTTTGAGCAGGTTTTTTCTTTGACCGGAGAGATACGGGTCGCAGGTTTGATTTGAGATCGGGAGAGAAACGATCAGGAGTAAGGAATTAGGAGAGCTAGCTTCAGGGGGGTTTTCAGAAAATTCACATGCCTAATTTTCTACAAGCGGGCATTTTTCTGTAAAATATGGGCCAATAATGCACGCGAGGCTGAGGATTACAATCGGACGATAGACCATGGCTGGCTACATGGATGCACGAGGGATGCCGGATTCATAAGATACGATGCCCTAGTAATTTGCACACCCTTTGCATGTCAAGCTTACGGTGTAATACCAAATCATCATACTAACTGGTAATTATAATGGAATGTTAAAATTCTAGTGCAAAATTGTGGAAGCTTATTGCGCAAAGTATTTTTTTTCCCAAAGAAGGCTCTCGAGGCGCATTGAAATCCTTTCGTTTTCCAAACACAAAATCGAAATATTGGAAGAAAGGGAAAACATGATATTTGATGTAATAATAACTATTCACATTCTTATCTTTTATCTACTTCTATTGTCATGTCAGAAGTTTCACTTATGTTTTCTTGTGCACTCTGCCCCATGGGTGCTCATAAATTGACGTTCAACAAATAAAAAAGAGCAAAATATAGTGACTTTGTACTGTGGTTCTTTTCATGTTTGTGTCCATTCTAACTGGCCTCGCTAATGTCATGCTCGTTTTTCATTTGAAATAGAAGAAAGAAGATGAGGAAAGACATGTATGATGCATGTATGCAAGTACCATGCTGCTCCTACATCTTCCTAGACAGATATAGCGGATTTGTTATTTCGCAGGTGCCCGAAATTCCTTTTTGTGTCAGTCACTTCTTTTCCTTCCTTCCCTCTTGACTGGACCTCGCCGAAGAAGAAACAATCTCGTCGAAGAAGAACCAGCCCCATCATCTATCTTAGGGTGAAGTCATGGGTGGTGCAGGGAATCACTACAACatcattatctatcttagggagGGCGTCGTATCATGTGAATCCGACACCCCTCGTGCATCCCTGTATCCTTAGCATTTTGGTTCATCCGATCTACATCGTGTGTATTTGCTCAGCTGTTGACAACTTTTGCAACAAACCGCCCGCCTTCAGCCCTGTGCCTCCGCAAGTTAACCAGGTAAATTTGCACGGGCACCCCCTGCACATACCAGACGCGCGAACCCCATGTCCCGATCACCATGGCGGCGACTGGCGGCGACTTGCCGGTACATACAGAAGAACTGAACATACACCCTAACCTTCCACAAAGAAGAGATCCCGGCGGCCAGACGCGTATACTCGTAGGTCAATACAGTATCTCAAAATCATCCCTCTACCCTTGCCTTGTCCGCTTATCGTGCATAGTGTTTGAAAGCAGATCGCTTTTCTTCAGCCCAGGAGAATTAATGAGTAAAACAATGATCCGATTTGTATGTATACATGGATTCTTCTTAACTTGATGTAAACAGGGATTTCTGTGGTACACATGATGCGATCAAGCTCATACTCATTGTTCGAAATTTTGCTAGTGTGTAAACTTTATTCTGAATACACCTCGTCATGCTGACATCTCTGTGGGTGCCGCCAATTTTGCTGTAAAGCCGGGAATAGTTCTTCCTGCTTTTACCTGCACATACATATATTGATGGTAGACTCTAATTCTACCCCAAGTGTCATTTGAAATGTCATCGGGCCTTTCCATTAGCAATGTTGGCTAAATCAAAATTGGGATGTACTTCTCATGGCAACTAGTGTCCCCTTTTTCTGGTTACTTTCAGAGGCTTATCGTGTATACTTATTGCTGCAGCAATGGGATCTGCAAATAGTTGGCAAATGCAGATGAACAAGGAAGGATTTAGTACACCCATAAAGAAAGCAAGTATTCCTGTCACTATAAGTCAATTCCTTTCACCGACCATTGTCATATTCTGTTCAGTTATTTGTGCATGAAGGTTCTTACTGATTAATTATTTATTGTGTAGTGCTCATCTTTTATACCTGAATGTGAAGAAAATTTGAAGCCTAATGTGAGAGAAAAACTGAGAGCTTTCAAAGGAGTTTACATTGTCATTTTCAGTCATCAGTCATAGGATAAACGAAAATGTTGGGCAGGACCATGGTCCAGCCGAACCTACACTCGAAGCCATTGGTTCCTGGACACTGTTCCTATAGATCTGTGCATGGTTGATTAAACAAGTCATGGCGGGAAGAGTTTGCATGGTAAAGAATGCATGGCGCGAACCGTTGAAGGGAGTTGACGGGTGTGGTCATGCATGGGGCGAGTAGTTTACTCTAGGTTATGAGCCAAACATCACTAAGCAAGCCTACTCAATTCTTATATAATAGGCAATATAATAGTCAGACTCCAACGGGCATGGAAATGTTGTCTTCATGCATATCAACACTGTTCACTATTTGTTTATTTGTTTGATATGCGTGATAGCTCTCTCCCCAAGAGTAGCAATGAGTAGGCTATGGCTGACAAAACGAAGCCTAGTGCCTTCAGTTTATATGATGGTGCCCGAAAAGAATGATAAAAGTAAGTATATTTCTTGTTGTCATAATAatttttgtgtttttttgtgtgtgtttaCACAGTTTGCAAAGACTATTCTCACCTACTCCATCTCATGCAGGAACTTTATGAGTAAACATTTGCAAGCTTAGAGCATCTCTAGTGGCTTGTGTAAATTTGGTAGTCTATATCTTCACATACACAATGGtgtaatttttttttcattttagACAACCTCAGTTTTTCAGTGGATTGTCTAAATTTGATAGTCTATGTCTCCAACGGTTATATTTTCAACAGCTACTTTTCCAACGACTCTATTTCCAACGGCTATATTTTCAACGGCTATATTCCAGGTCTATATATACCACCCCTCCCACCTCTCATTCACCAATCCTGGTTGTGCCTTCTCATTCCTCTCCTGAATTCCTTTGTCTTCTCTCACACAACAGAATGATGAGTGGAAACATTTCTTCTTTGGATATGCTCATGAATTCGTCCTCGTCTTCATCTGACGACGACGAACTCATTCTTGTAGCATTTGCAGAGCGCGAGAAGGAAGAGCAGAGGAATCGTCGATGCTATGGCGGTTCCAAGCATGGACGTCAGAGAATCAATCGAGCAAGAGATGCATGATTTGTTCTACTATGGAATGACTACTTCAAAGAAAGTCCTCGCTATCCCGAAAACTTATTTCGGTGAAGGTTCGTAATTAGTACATTTACTTAATGTCTGCCTAGTTTTCACCTCCCTATCTCATTTACATTTTTACGAACAGGTTTAGGATGTCTCGTAATTTGTTTAATCACATAGCTGAAACTTTACTTCAACATGATTATGATGGTTATTTTACGCAAAAAAGAAGTGCTTGTGGATTTCTTGGGTTGCATCCGTTGCAAAAGATGACCGCAGCAATGCGAATGCTAACTTATGGAATAGCAGCTGATAGTGCCGATGACTACATCCGGTCTGCAGAAGCTACTAATCTAGAGGCTTGCAAGAAGTTTGTGATCAAAATTTGTGAAGTCTTTGGGGACCAATACCTGAGATTTCCAAATGAAGAAGATACTACAAGATTACTTGCAATAGGGGAGGAAAGAGGATTCCCTGGTATGTTAGGGAGTATAGATTGTATGCACTGGGGTTGGAAAAATTGCCCAAAAAAATGGCATGGCATGTTTAAAGGTCATGTGAAAGAGCCCACAATGATCTTGGAAGCAGTTGCTTCCCAAGATCTTTggatttggcatgctttctttggTTTACCAGGGTCAAACAACGATCTGAATGTTCTTCAACGTTCTCATGTGTTTGCAAAGCTAGCTGAAGGTGAAGCTCCAGAAGTGAATTATACCATCAATGGTCATCAATACACAATGGGGTATTACCTTGCAGATGGCATATATCCACGGTGGGCAACATTTGTGAAGACCATACCATCTCCACAAACAAGAAAGAAGAAACATTTTGCCCAAAGGCAAGAGGCGGCTAGAAAGGATGTGGAACGAGCCTTTGGAGTTCTGCAATCCCGTTTTGCCATTGTCCGAGGACCTGCGAAAGGATGGAAACGTAAAGAAATCGGTGATGTCATGAAAGCTTGTGTCATAATGCACAATATGATAGTTGAAGACGAACGACACACTGGTCAGCAAAACAACACTTATGAGGCAATGGGAGAAAGAGTCAGGGTGTCCTCTACTCATGCGGAAGAGCTGAGTGCATTTATTCAGATGCATCAGCAAATTAGAAACAAAGATGAACATTCTCAACTTCAAGATGATCTAGTTGAGCACCTCTGGCAGAAGTTTGGACACGAATGATGTAGTACAAGTAACTTTGTAGTCTATTTCCTTTCATCTAGTTTTTCATGTATGCATAAGAAATAGTTGAAGTGACAAATAGTTCAAGTCACAAATAGTTGAAGTGACAAATAATTCAAGTGACAAATAGTTCAAGTGATAAGAAATAGTAGACAGAACAACAAATGAAGGTCAACCAGATGTGTTCTGGCAGCAAGCAATGATCTCATCTTGTTTATTCTTGTAGAATTGCTTCTGTGCATCACTCATATGAGATGTGTCCATGAGCATGATTTTCTCATCTAATTCAAACTGTTTCCGTGCATCCTCCTTCTCCTGCAATGCAATTTGCTTCTCTTGCAATTCAAAAGCTCTCGCGTAGCGAGCAATTTTTGTGGCCTCTTTGATATCATCCTTCTCTATCTTCTGTGCCCACACACTTTCTAATGATAACTTGCAACCACTATCATTGGATTCAGAAGTTTTACCTTTCCTCAAACGTTCATTCTTGTCATGCTTCGTACCAGGAGGTCTTAGCTCTTCTTCAAGAGCATCAGTGCATGCGCCGAAGTCTTCATCGTTGGAGGTTGTACCCGGACTTGCATCCGAGGTCTTCTTTTGTTTCTTCTGAGGAAGCGGACGTGTCTGCCACTTTGGATACTTCTCAAACTCTATGTAGCAATGCATTAATGTAAATGGCTTCTTTTTCTCATCCAGTTCAATGTACATGCGGTGTGCATCTCTTTCCTGAAAAAGGAAATGAAGAGTTAACACTTCCATACAACACATGGTATATTAGAAGCGAAAATCATAGGATAGGTCTGAAACCACATGTTCACTTTGCATTTTCTGAAACTGGGAGGTCTGACATATCTGGCTATGTTATGAAAAtcaaggcctcctttggttcataggatagaaatgttgtaggaataggaaaatcataggaagtgagatgatatgcatctcaattcctatagagaaagagatgtcatttgatgcataggataggaatttttccattgagtcttaGCTAATGttttttttcctccaaaatgtgAAGGATTGAGTCCTATCCTATATAGGAATAgaaatccattcctacaaaccaaagggtcTCAAAGAAAATTTTCCTatgcaaatcctatcctatagaaatcctatgacattcctacaaaccaaagaaGTCCCAAGTGTTTTTATGTCAGTCAATGCATATGTTAAATTATTCAAATAAGACATCTATGAATTTATAAAAAATAAACAGTACTACCATGGATGAAACAGGCAACAGTTTTTTTATTCATGGGGCATTGGCTCAAGTGCTGAAATGCCTAGAGAGGTGTGCCAGCCCATCAATACGAAGAAAACAAAACTAGCCCGCGCAGGCCTAGGGTGTGCCAGCCCATCAGTATAAGTAAAGACATTAACGCAGGCCTCGAGCTGTTTAAGCCTTAATCGATTGTTTTGAATTCAAAAGGCACACGTATCCACATGCAGACTATGGGTTCGGTCGAACCATGGTCCTGAATCACGCCTCTTATAGGATAAATGAACTTTGAGTGTAGGACTAGCGAAGATTCATTTCTCATGTGAGTTAAAGTTAAGGCAGCCAACAGATGCTATCccgtttctctctctctctcccaacTTTCTGGATAACTAATTCAGAGAACTGAATTTCCTTTTCCGAATTTTGCATTCAGCAGTACATGTTTGCTCTTGGCTCATCCAAACAAGATCAATTGCTACTGCGATTTGGCAACAGGAGTTCATCTAACAAGATCAATTACTCCTACGTACGTGACCACACGTCCACACCATCTACTGCAGTGGCATTGATGGCGAGTGTGGTGGTCGCTCGTGTCACTGGCCGTAGCCGCCGGGATGCGGCCGCCGCCTACGCGGGTCTCCGTTGCAGGCTCCTCATGCTGCGCTCCGTCGCACGCTCCATGTCAAATGCTCCTTCCTGGCTCGTCGCCGGCTGCCGTCCACGTCGTGGCACTCCGTCCTGGCTCGTCGCCGGCTGCCGTCCACGTCGTGGCTGCTGCGGGGATGGGGCTTTGGAGGGACAATGAGATTTGGGGAGATCCCGAATTGGGGGAGCAGCCCTCAGCTTGGGAGGAGGGGGGTACATAGAAAATTACATGGCTGATTTGGGGTTAGACGCACGGCAGACACGGGATTTTGATCTAACGGCCTGCGATGAGTGGATGCAGGGATGCACGAGGGATGCTGGATTCACAGGATACGAGCCCgggagggagagggggggggggggcaacgaCGGCGGGGGAGGTTCAGGGGAGAATGGGGCGGCAAGGCAGTGTGCGGTGGCCCGCTGGCCATGGGTGGAGGAAGCTGACGATTAGGACTGGTAGACTGGGGGCATtctggaggaggaagaaggaagggaggaagaagatgaacaATAGCGTGATCTATATTGAACCATTGGATCAAAATCTAGTGGCTGCTGAGAAAAGCGACTAATGGCAAAAGAAATTCCAGGTACCTAATGGATAGAGGATCCCTAGATATAGCCACATGGGTGTACGTTAGCAGTCTGCCAAGCTCCAGCCGTACGCAAGTTCTAGAGCTTTGGTTAGAATGTTGGTCACCCACCGTGAATCCTTGAAATTTTGGCAGTAGGATtcagactagccacaatggataGTAATATAGAGTAGTAACAATGCTCATGTTACTACTATATGTTACTATCTTTATaatggggagtaacatatgtgtggtaacatgcaacactttatttattaggctatagactcatcttgccttgatatgtgtgatgttactcataccagtagtaactagctatgttatcacatgtatctctttcttcatttattgctcgtcacatcatctattttatctagatatgtgtgatgttactacatATATTACTTCCACTGTGGGTAGTCTGAGAGATCCAACGGCATGTGTGGTGCCACGGTTCCTTCAGTTTTGAAACAATCAATGAGAGCCGTCCGACGTGGAGGATACAATGGTTCATATGATGTGTTACCCATACACTATAGTGGTACTAGTAAaacgcccgtgcgttgctacgggctaTACTGTATATAAATGAATCAGACAAATTATTGATATTGAAGCTTATTTCTCTCTCATACACCAACCTCAAGGTCGACGGCAGGTTCCCGCGATCTAGTGTAGTATAAACATGGCCATATTGGAGGGCTATACTGTATATAATAAATGGGATTTGTTTTCACTGTATGTATGATACACTGTATGAAAAATGTAACAATGCGACGGTCCAGGCTCCCACAAATCCAGACCATACTGGAGAGAAAAATGTCTAAACTATGAACCCTGTTATCTCCAACACGCATACCAAACATAAAAACCCCACCCCATGACACACCCTTATGTTTTCCTGTCGGACCCTCCCCTTCCGCTCAGTTTTCGTCGTAGTGAGACATTTCTCGCTGGAGTCCTCTCCTTTAAAACGGGATGACGCCCACCTCACCTTCGCCATCGCGGCCTCTCTCCTTCACACCATACTTCCCCACGAAGGGATTGCATTTAGACGTCGAAAAAAATCGATGGCGAGGGAGTCATGGAGGAGGGGTAGAGAACGAACCGGTGAAAGCCAAAAAAACCTGCGTACAATGTTTGCTCCGCCTGGGTCATAGAGGAGTCCCCCTGGTAGAGGAGTTTGGGAAGAAGAGGACAGCGACACGAGGACACGTCGGGAGGATCGCAAGGAAGGTACGCTGGTAGAGGAGATCAAGGAGAAGAGGACGGCAGCGCGAGGACGTTGGGATTATCGCGAGGAGGGCAGGCGATGGGAGGATTGCGTTCACATACACGTTAATGGGCCAGCCCAATGCTATGATGTGATGATGTCAAAGGTGGGCAAAAGATAGGAGTGGTGGGATGAGGTGGAGTGAGGCGAGACTACCAACTAAGACATTAGTAGTAGAGATTACTGAGAGTTGGTATAACATACATAATCCTTATGGAAAATGTTAGGCTGAATCTTTGAGTAAGTGAATCTATCTTGTAAACTCCATTGTAGACCATGCATACGCATTATTCTCCAGAAATATTGGTGCAGATTATTTGAAGGAGCTTGATATCCCATAGACCATAGTCCTCGTGTAGTCTTGCATTGAAAGATATAGGTATGTAAGGCAATTAGCTTGGAATGAAATAGATAATTAAATGGAAAAGAGAAGAACTGAAATGAGGTAGATCTTCCAGTAGGGTCACATTTCATTACTCAGACTAACCAAAAGTTTCAGAACCGAGTTCCTGGAGCTCTTTGTCTTTGAGGCCATCATTCTTTATAATCTAAAACGTGAACATTTGGTTGGTAAAGAACATTACGTGTTAAATATGACATGTTATAGCAAGCCTAATATCAGGACCACCTCTCATGGGCACAATCAACTCCCTAAAGCCTCTTTTTTTTATCAGATgcataatgcacatcacttaccGAGGAAGATTTTAGCCTCTTCAACATAACAATCGGCATCCCTTGTCAAAGCTCACACCAAAATAACTGCACGTGTAATCATTCTACCCTTTGATTGATAGACTGAAAATAAGTACACAAAAGATAGGAGCTACTCACATTCAAACTTCTGCCACAAGCTCGTTGATGGTCATGCCCCTTCAACATGTTCACACATAGTACGTCAAAAATAATATTCCTCCAACCAGCCCATACAGAATGCCTCAAATTGGCATGATAAAACAAATCCAGATTGCATTATTCATTGAAATGATAAAAAATGAAAACATCTCAAACCAATATGTATGTAGAACCTGAAATTATATCTTATGTATCAAAACGACTATACAACCTTCCAAAAAGCAAAGGAGGACCATACATAATACAATACTCCTTTCTAGCGCTTTACGTCACTCGCCTCCCAATGCATGCCTGGTCATCTCCATGGCCTACAGGAGGCGCTTCACCTATAGCAGAATTTCGAGATAGGAATCCCTTCTTCACCTACAGCAAAATTTCCAGATCCCAACACTATCAGGCTAATACAAAGATCCATGAGAAGTGTGAACGCACCAACGTCTCCGGGTATGCATGGACCGTACGGGTAACTGATTTGGGAAACGTAGGCGGCGATGCTGGCATGGCCGGCGGCACATGATGCATCTATAGTGAGACCGGCGGCGGCCAGCAGCACCGTGGCGGCCCAATTCGATAAGCCCGGCGGTCGAGTACCTGGAAGGCCAGTAGCCCACGCCCACGACGTTGGCAAAGTAGCTTGGGATGGCAACGGCGAATCGCTGGGTCACCCGTGTCAGTGACCTCGAGGTGCCGTTGGTGCGAAGGGGAGCATGTTTCCACTATGCAGATCTCCCATGCGACATCAATGGTCGACAGCATCGGTCTCTCTCGATGGACCGGATCTTCCCTGTCGCGGTATTCGGGGGAGAGGGGGTAGGCTATGCCAAACAGCGGAGGGAGAGGCTTGACCTAGCAGGTTCTTGAGCGGTTTGACAGTTCTTGTTTTTCAAGGATAGCTGAATGCCCTTGCGTTGCTATGGGACATccaagatatatatatatattgatcAATAACCAGAAGGTTATTAATTCCACTTCACAAACTTCGACAATGCATGCACATTTTAATTTTCGATCAAAAAACAAAGGTAACAAACTCCTATAACAGTGAATAAAATACAAGAAATCAGTCTAACTGAAAATACCACGTCTACCTTAGAACGTCTATAATATCAATTAAGAAGTCTGCTACAAAACTTACTAACAGGTGAAAAAGGGGCAGCTAGTATCTCTCCAACATACAAAATCATACCATACAAAATAGATTGCCTGCAGTCAATAAAACAGTAGTAGGGCATCTGAACAAAAAAATACATAGGGAAAATGGAACATGTCGTTTCGAAGATTACATTAATCCTGTCAATGTTAACCACAATACTGAAGATAGGCCATAATGGCCACATGACCATCTGCACTGTACTGATAACGGAACTACGTGTCTTCATTGCTATCATTATAGATTAACATATTTAATTGTTTCAGCACAAAGGTTTCATAATGTCAGGGTAAATTCAAGAATCTTCACACACACTTAATAGACCATGTAATAGCATGTTGAAAACTACGCAGGAAAAGCATGGTTCCGAGATACTTAAGTATTGAGGTCAGTCCAGTCTTACCATGAAAATGAAAAGACCATATGATGTCTAGTGCAGCTTCCTATTCATCAGTAGAGAATCCTTCGATTTATTTACATGAAGATTCTTATTGGGCATGGCTGCATCAATCCGAGTATATATATCTGGATGATTGATTCCACACATGTGGAACAGATATTGGAGATTATTAAGATTCTAGCTTATTCCAAACTTTATTTATTTTTATCCCAGTTCTAGACTTCTAATGTCTGTGAAAGAAGAAAATCTTGACCGGAACACAAAATGGCAACAATAAGAAAAAGTTATCACCGGAGAAATGCAGTTAAGATTTCCGGATACCTTTCAGAAAGAAGTGACATATATTAGCATATTTTATCAGAACAATTCAATCTGCAAATTAGCAAACATGGACATTCCAGTGCATAGTAGTACGAAAAAAGGTGAAAACAAGTGAACTGTGACGCAATGTAACAGCTGAATCAATAAGGACATGTTAGAATGCGAACATATTGGAGATTAGAATTCCATTAACCTCTTGTTGGACTCTTCAAATCAGATCACTGATGGCGCTTCCAGTAGCGAGGCTTCCCCACGGCAAGACATCTTTCTGGCTATTGTAGCTCTGGAGGATTATGCCATCAGTAGATAATCTACCAGGACCTAAGGCTTCTCCATCCGGCCACGGCTGCAGCCGCATCCACATCGCCGTGGATGCTCCGCCATATCCGCCTGGACGAGCGCAGGCTCTTCACCACCAACCTCTTGTTTAGCCACGATGCCACGGTGGCCACCAGGCGGCTTGAAGCCACAAACGACATGCTTGAGCACACATCACGATGTTGGGGGTCACACCCGACAGCGACACCATGCAACGCGTCATGGCGGCGTTCATGGAGGCGTTGGCGCAATGCTAGCTCCCGGCATGGGCTGGCCTGTGCAGGGCACTACTCCTACCCTGTGCGGCGCCCACGCCACCATCGCACCCTATACCATGCAATCA containing:
- the LOC125517017 gene encoding uncharacterized protein LOC125517017, with the translated sequence MCCMEVLTLHFLFQERDAHRMYIELDEKKKPFTLMHCYIEFEKYPKWQTRPLPQKKQKKTSDASPGTTSNDEDFGACTDALEEELRPPGTKHDKNERLRKGKTSESNDSGCKLSLESVWAQKIEKDDIKEATKIARYARAFELQEKQIALQEKEDARKQFELDEKIMLMDTSHMSDAQKQFYKNKQDEIIACCQNTSG